In Glycine soja cultivar W05 chromosome 10, ASM419377v2, whole genome shotgun sequence, the genomic stretch aGAATATCATTTTTTACTATCATATTGACACTAATGTTTATGTTCGAAATATGATAAGGAAatgacttcttcttttttttttttttaccttagcTTCTTCCCGTGGTTCTGGGAAGCATCCTCAACTTGTGCCTTCAACTCCAAGATGGGCTGTTGCCAATGGTGCTGGTGTTATATTAAGTGTTTGTGATGATGAAGTTGCTCGCAATGAGACTGCTACTTTAACAGCAGCTGCTGTCCCTGCTCTTTTGCTTCCTCCTCCAACGACAGCTCTGGATGAGCATCTTGTTGCTGGATTACCAGCTCTGGAACCATATGCTCGTTTATTTCATAGGTTATTTTGAACTTAATACCTTATCTTGTTTTTTAGTTGTTCATAGAGTTCATCTGCCtgagaaaatatatatacacctAACCTTTGCAGATATTATGCAATTGCTACTCCAAGTGCTACACAAAGACTTCTTCTTGGACTTCTAGAAGCACCCCCATCATGGGCTCCAGATGCACTTGACGCTGCTGTGCAGCTTGTGGAGCTTCTTCGAGCTGCTGAAGATTATGCATCTGGCATAAGGGTAAGCATAATGTGCCTTTCCTGCCTTTTCATTATTATGGTTTTCATATGAATAAAAATTGATAGATTCACTTTAAcgtcttcaataaaaaaatgaaaagtgaatatatatatatatatatatatatatatatatatatatatatatatatatatatatatattataaagttcTCGTAACGTTTATCTTTCGTTCGGTGAAAAAAACGTATATCTTTCATATTCATATTTTCATATGTAACTGcaacatattattaaaataagtttaaaaaaataattttaaaaatttgtttcacAAGTTAAAAATGGCCGATAagaagttataatttttttacaaatacaaaaaaactacgtaaattttcttctaaaagcCATCCTGAAAATGAATATTTCAGTCTTTTGCCAAAAGTTGCtaagattttcttaaaaatattttgactcataaatttttcatctttgtattaaaagataaaaaatataacctaatttgtttttttattcaattatgaatttcgtaaaaattaattctattggtgtagaattttaaaatttgactactctaaagtaaattaataatcaacTTTAGAAGGTAAAGTAAATAATTCCAGTcattaataaaaagattaattgtTGATattacatgcacatgcataaaaaatatatattaatgcatcaaaatattatttgtcgATTTTCTTATCAGCAACTAAAAATACTCATTTTATTATTGCTAATTTTAGAGGAGTCAAAAATTGAAgactttattatgaatttttaaggAGAAGGAATAGTTAGTTAATATAGTTAGACTACTaatgagttagttagttagctagttagttagttagaggggtttattagatataaatagagGAAAAATGATAGGAGAGAGGGGGATCTTATCATTTGTAGATTAGCTCTTTGTGAAAGGAGAAATCCTTTGTGAAGGGAAAACCCTTGGAGGAGagttttctctcctattttctgttcttttcttactagttaataaattcatttattttcttcctcatTGCAATTCTTGGTTCCTAACAAAATTGGTCCGACCTGCCGGATCTTTGAGGGGAAGCTAGTGATAGAGATGGAGGAAGCGCAAATTTGGGCTAAGAAGGTGAAACTGCCAGCATTCATGGGGACAAACCCAATTGGTTGGATTGCTAGGGCTGGAAAATTCTGAGGTACAAGAAATTCCTTCATTCCATAAGCTGCAATATGCATTCATGAGCATGGAGGGTGCTGCAACACATTGGTTCTACATTTGGAGCCAAAACAACCCAGATTCAAATTGGGAGTCATTTTCCACAGCTTTGATCAAAAGATTCAGAGATCACCATGGTAACCACATCTTTGAAAGATTGAGTATCTTGAAGCAAGAAAAGCCAACTGAGACAAAAACCCACATCAAAAAATGGGAGACTTCCACAGAGTTCTTGGAAGggaggatcaacatttcagagCGGAAACACATGTTGTGCAAGATATTGAATGAAGAAGTTGATTCCCATGCCTCCCAACAAGACAAAAATAGCATGGAGGGAAGTGGGTCAGAATTCAGTGAAGCAAAGGCTAGTTCTTGGGCAAGAAAGGTGGAACTACCCAGCTTTGATAGAAGCATAGAAGGGGGAACTGATTTGAAGGGGGTAGCAGTTTTGAGTGTGACAATGACCCATTGCAGTTCTTGAAATCAGAAAACAGAAGTAAAGAAGGTTCAGTAATCAAGAACCACACCCTTTGTGGtggagaagaaacaaaaaatgatgAAGCAAAGTTagcaagagaaaaaaagattgaaaaggTTATGGAGGAAGAAGTTGATCCATCGATAAAGAGGGAGAAGCACAAGAAAAGCGGAGTGACGAATGTGGGCTGCAAAGACGATTTTCTTGATAACCCAATTACAGATTTGATCAAGAAGGAAGTCGAAGCTGGTGATTCAACCAAGCCACATTGTTTTCAAGATTCAGATTTCCATAAAAAGATTGTTATGGTGAAACAAAAATCATTCATGAAGGTGGTTGGAACAACAATGGTGCTGGAATCCTTGAATGTCAACTTGTTGGGTGAGCCTTTAGCATTAAATTTTGTTGCATCTATGGCTGACAGCTTAGCCATGGAGTTAAGGCAAAAGGAATGTAATGAGCCAGTCAAGCTGATTAAAGTTATATGGAGTCGACCCTTGTCCCTCCCACCACTGAAGCTACTAGACCTCAGTTTGCATGCAGGGGTAGTGGGTTGTTCCTAATTGAGCTACAAGGGGTGCAGTTGTCTTCCAGCAATCAGACAAAACTTTAGGAAGTTTCAGTGTGAAATTCCAGTTTTCAGATtccaaccttgaggacaagatTGATTTTTAGGAGGGGTGTATTGTTAGGATAtatggagaaggaagagttaGTTAATATAGTTAGACTACTAgtgagttagttagttagttagagggacttattagatataaatagagGAAGAAGGATAGGAGAGAGGGAGATCTTATCATTTGTAGATTGAGCATTAGCTCTTTGTGAAGGAAAAATCCTTGGAGGAGagttttctctcctattttctgttcttttcttactagtcaataaaatcttttattttcttgctcATTTCAATTCTTGGTTCCTAACAATTTCTCtgttatgaaattaaattagaCATCGTCAATAAGTGAAAAATGTTGTGGAAATCATTCAAAACCCAAATTTATATTCAAGAGTTAACATTGTGCTTGACTCAGGTTGTGCATTCGTTCATTTACATTGTTGAATATTTGGTTTTCCTCTAGATTTTCTTTCacctttttatttcttaatagtTGATGAATCTACTAGTTTTCCTGAATTTTTCACTTTGAATTAAGAAAATgttagtgaaaatattttaaaaatattgtttggcTAAACAGATTTTTATAACCTCATGAATTATAATGGGAAGTCTTATGTATAAAACTCAAGAttatttgttttggttttgttttatatacttataataatatttagatgTAACAGTATGAGCAACTGTGACTAAAGTTGAGGCTTGTGATGCCTTTGTATTGTATGAACTCCTTGTACCCCACATAAGATAATTGAGACACTGTTTTGGTAGAATGAAGATAATTGATCTCTAATTTACAGGCCAAAAGCTATAGAGCTCCATGTAGCTTGTGCAACAAGCTAGACACTTAGTACATAATTAACTAACTTCTAACAGAAATAACAGCTGCTGCGGAGGCTAACTAAAATGTCTAGCTGACACTTGATATACCGTGCTAACTTTATGGACACTAGCTGACTAATCAGAAAAGTGTTAGAGgctaaaaatagaaaagtacGGTAGTGATGGTCCTATTAAATATATGAGAAGGATTACAAAACTACAAAAGTTTTCCCCTAGTAATCCCAGAGCTCAACTCCTTCAGAGAGTGCAAAGCACCTCTACGCTGTGTACAGCCAAAAGAGAGATAACAGAATGCTCGACCTGCCTTCCTACCTTGCCACTACCTACCTATATTCTCCTCCCAACGTGATAGGTTCTCTCTCCCCATAACCAACTATGAGTCTAGGATAGATTCCCTTCCTGCCCTGTCTAGAATATACTTGCCAAAACTTATGCCCATGATCGGGCTGAACCTGTCCATGCTCAGCCATATCAACTGGGTCCTTAGCTTTCATGACTCTAACAAAAAGCACTAGACTTTGTACCTCTTAGGAGTTATACCACTTTTATAACCACTTGAGAACATTTGAGGGAATTCTATTTTGCAACTTCAGAACAAGTGCaacataaaataacaattatgtATGTGTATTTCAGTGGGATTACTAGCTACTGGACGACATACTATTGTGCATTTTGGTATTTCATCTGAAGAAACTTTGTGAAAGATTTAAAACCATACAATAACTGACTGATGTGTTTGAAAGATTTAAAACCATACAATAACTGACtgatgtgtttttcttttttgttatatgTTATTGCAGCTTCCTAGAAATTGGATGCATTTGCATTTCTTGCGTGCAATAGGGACTGCAATGTCCATGAGAGCTGGTATAGCCGCTGATGCTGCAGCTGCTCTTCTTTTTCGTATACTTTCCCAGCCTGCATTGCTTTTTCCTCCTCTTAGACAAGTTGACGGAGTTGAAGTTCAACATGAACCTTTGGGTGGTTATATTTCTTCCTATAAAAAGCAGGTTGTGTTCACCTTTATcagttaacatttttattttctttatgttaTTCTTAATTTGTACAGTCACTCATGTAGATTCTTTCCGTACACTTGAGATCTAAAACATTTGTTGTTGATCAGATAGAAGTTCCTGCAGCTGAAGCCTCTATTGAAGCTACTGCCCAAGGCATTGCATCAATGCTTTGTGCCCATGGTCCAGAGGTTGAATGGAGAATTTGCACCATTTGGGAAGCTGCTTATGGCCTGATTCCTACAAGTTCCTCAGCTGTTGATCTTCCGGAAATTATAGTTGCAACCCCACTACAGCCTCCCGTGCTGTCATGGAATTTGTACATACCCCTATTGAAGGTCCTGGAATATCTTCCTCGTGGAAGCCCATCAGAGGCATGTCTTATGTAAATATTTGCTGCTACAGTGGAAGCTATTCTTCAGAGGACATTTCCACCTGAGTCCACTAGAGAACAAAACAGAAAATCAAAATACCTAGCTGGCATAGGCTTTGGCTCTGCCTCAAAAAACCTGGCCGTGGCAGAACTTCGTACAATGGTTCATTCACTCTTCTTAGAATCATGTGCATCTGTAGAGCTTGCTTCACGCCTACTTTTTGTTGTCTTAACTGTCTGCGTCAGTCATGAAGCTCAATTCAGTGGAAGCAAGAGGCCAAGAGGTGAAGATAACTATTCATCTGAGGATATCATTGAGGACTTACAAACATCTGAAAACCAGAAAGAATCAAAAAATAGGAAATTGAAGAAGCAAGGTCCTGTTGCagcatttgattcttatgttcTGGCTGCCGTTTGTGCCCTTGCCTGTGAGCTTCAGTTGTTCCCTTTGATTTCACGGGGGAATAATCATTTAGCTTCCAATAAGGTGCAAGATATAGCCAAGCCTGTTAGACTAAATGGATCCTCCCATGAGTTGCGGAATGGCTTAGATTCAGCAGTACGTCATACTCACAGAATTTTAGCAATTTTAGAGGCACTATTTTCATTGAAGCCATCTTCTGTTGGAACCCCTTGGAGTTACAGCTCAAATGAGATAGTTGCAGCTGCTATGGTTGCTGCCCATGTTTCTGAACTATTTAGAAGGTCAAAAGCTTGCATGCATGCTCTGTCTGTTCTGATTCGTTGCAAATGGGACAATGAAATTCACTCCAGGGCATCATCATTGTATAATCTCATAGATATTCACAGCAAAGCTGTTGCATCTATAGTGAACAAGGCAGAGCCATTAGAAGCAACCTTAATTCATGCACCTATTCGGAAGGATTCCCTTGTTTGTGTTGGTGTTAAAAGGCAGAATCAGTGTGAAAGTAGTAGCTGTTTTGATGCTGGGCGGACATCTGTTGTACCTTCAGAAGATTCATTCCCATCAAAACTTGACCATAATTCTAACAAAACCCCATGTCCAAAGGGTGCATCAGATTATACCTTGGGTAAAGGTGTCACAGGTTTCTCATTGGATGCGTCTGATCTAGCCAACTTCCTCACAATGGACAGGCATATAGGATTGAATTGCAATGGACAAATTTTTCTAAGATCCACGCTAGCAGAGAAACAAGAATTATGTTTTTCTGTAGTTTCACTGCTATGGCACAAGCTGATTGCATCTCCTGAAACACAACCTTGTGCAGAAAGCACTTCTGCCCAACAGGGCTGGAGACAGGTACAAGCACAAATGTTATATTGCAGCaactttatcatcttttttttttcaatggttgaatatatatgtttttaaccTATAATGCAACTTAAGAAAATTCCCTTGTGATACAGCTTAGTTCTTGTTAATCATAGAAGTTAGGTTCTGAAAAGCAAGAACTGCAGATGAGGATAAATAGGTGTATCCTGCGTGCACAAGAAACATAGGAAAGACAGCCAAAATTCTGAAACTGCATCATATGAATAAAATTGTATGGtctgaaattttaaaaagcaGAGAAAGCAACATCCCTTACTATGagcattaaaaattatttattttgaaaataactaaATAGCTGCTCTCATCAAAGGCAGATTATTATAAAATCTACATTAAACTGAAGAAGCATCATGCCAAGACAAGATATATTGGGTGTACTTGTAACTTACGaatgtaaaatgaaataatGATAGGTATTGAAGAATTCATATTTTAGTTGGTTTGTTTAATTGGTAAAGATTGACTAAGAGTTACCCTATTGAGACACATAATAAGATATAGTTACACAATGTGATTGTGTGGAtccaaatatttcttttatgtcCCTATTTCAAGTGAAAAGGTTAATTACTGTCTATTTTGGATTTAATGTTATGTAGGTTGTTGATGCATTATGCAACGTTGTATCAGCCTCACCAACAAAAGCAGCTACAGCAGTTGTACTTCAGGTCCAAAATTCGTCTTATCATGAATGGTTTCATAAAATTACATTCGGAACTAACATTGAACTCCTATTCTGTTTAGCAAGGATACTTTCCTTCTTttacccaaaaaaatatatcatttcttAAACAGACTTCCAAAATTTatgaattatcatttttaataccTCTGAGAATTGGCTTTTACTGTCTAGAAAGTTCAATAGCCGATGCTGAAAATCTCATCTATCCAATGTTTAtctgttgtatatttttttattaaatattattatttcccACATTTCACATGTTTAGTCACTTTCCTGGTCTTGTTTACTTGTCAGGCGGAGCGGGAATTGCAGCCCTGGATTGCCAAGGATGATGATTCAGGTCAGAAGATGTGGAGAATCAATCAGCGGATTGTAAAATTGATTGTGGAACTTATGAGGAATCATGAGACTGCAGAATCATTGGTAATTGTGGCAAGTTCATCAGATTTACTACTGCGAGCCACAGATGGGATGCTGGTTGATGGAGAAGCTTGCACTTTACCACAGCTGGAGGTAGTATATTTCAACAAGTGTATTGTTATATTGTGTGTGATTTCTATGTTccgtattatatttaattagtttatcaATTGGTGTTCAATAATCTCTGCGTGTGTGGTTAATCATGTCTTTTCTGAGTCCACTCACGTTTCACATATTTCGGAAACCTAAAATGAGGTCCTAGATGAGGTATATTGTATAGTGATCATGATCATTGTGAGGTAGAAGGTTTAATAGATGTAACTATGCTGGTCCTGTAGAACAGAGAGGACCTTGGGATTGTAAACTTGTCATGGAAACCTGGTTTCTTGGAAGAGTAAGAAGCAAAATGTAGTGGCATAGTCAAGTGTAGAATTAGATTATCATGCTATGGCTAAGAATACTTGCGAACTTGTGTGGGCATCACTTGTTGGAATCAACTTCAGAAGTACTAAGCATACACAAGTTAGAGTGATAGCCTGGCTGTTCATATTGTGTTTAGTTCTATTTTTAATGAGCTGATTAAACACAATGAAGAAGATTGTCACTGAGAAACTTCAGCATTGGCTCATTTCTACAAGTTATGCAAGGAATGAGGTGTAAAagctaaataatattaaatgttgTTAAAGGAGGATAGATTACATTGTAGCAAGCTGCACGTGATTAAGACCTTAAATCTACTTAAGAGGCGGAGTGTTAAGACATAATCAatgttttaaatgttttaaaagcaagacccatcaataaaaaattgaagacaCTGAGCCAAAGTTCATTGGCTAAACCATAGTTGAAACCATGGTCAAatcaacaatattataattttaatattatatattaagtaataaattaacataaaaatacatgggtaaatttttaaaaaagcatAAAGGGCCATGATACAGGCCcaacaagataaaaaaatcaatagtaGAAGGTTAATAATAGAACATATGTAGACCTTTATGTGAAGGCCTTTATTAatctcaaaatataattttgaacaaataaaaaaaaattgaaaagtgaaaagaaaattaaaagaaaaactcttttcaaaattatctttttccCAATTTTCATTGATTTTAGACTGGTTTGACCAGTTTTTCACTGATCTTTTGCTCTCctgattttttagtttttttgaaGTGAGTTAACTGATTCACTGGTTTTCCAATCAAACCTGCTGATCCAGtccaattttctattttatggaTATAACAATGTTTTACTGTGTTTTGCATTAATGTCCAGGGTTTGCCCATTATATAGTGGTAttccaatttatttatttttttgaaaaggcaATACATCATGATTTTCTAATTTCTACCACTAACAAACTTGATATTTTGAGCAGCTTTAGTGGGACTGTGAAGGGAGGATTTGGTGtttcatatattttgttttatagttAAGCTTTACTGATATTCATgtttcaataatttataatggCCAGCTATTGGAAGCAACAGCTAGAGCAGTTCAGCCAGTGCTCGAGTTTGGAGAATCTGGATTGGCTGTGGCAGATGGCCTTTCAAACCTTTTAAAGGTGAACAAACTTCCTTATTGGAACTTGTAATTTATCTGGGCTATGGTGAATGAAATATGCAGGTTAAACATTGTTAATCTAATTCTAGATTTCAAGACAAGTGAATATTTGTGAGCTAAAACAACCTTTTGATCTcatcttattttttagtttcagtTTAGTTCCCTAAGGTGTTTTGGTCCTTAAAGTGTTTTTATTAGGCCAAATCGGTCCTTCTGTCAGTTTATCACACTAACATTGTTAACTTTGGCTGACATGGGCAAATGTCCATCTAATGTGGCATCTCGTACAGTTTGCCACATATTACTAAGTTGACTAAGTTAGTATAGTAAACTAACCGAAGGCCCAACTTGGTCTAATAGAGATGCTTTAGGGGACCAAAGTGGaactttttaaatttgtgataccaaaatgaaactaaaaaataaaatggaccAAAAGGGTATTTTAGCCCATGTAAGTAAAAGGGCAATCAAGTGCAAAACTAAAGCAATTCAtgtgctattttttttcttttgtttctataCTTTTATACAATTATTGACTGATATGCTTGAGTTGTGAATATACCACATGCAGTGTCGCCTCTCAGCTACAATTAGATGTCTTTCTCATCCAAGTGCACATGTCCGAGCTCTGAGTATATCAGTTCTTCGTGACATTTTGCATACTGGTTCAATCAGATGTAGTCCTAAACCTCGGAGATTAAATGGCACCCACAACCCTTCTTATCAATACTTCAATTTGGATG encodes the following:
- the LOC114371129 gene encoding LOW QUALITY PROTEIN: protein GIGANTEA-like (The sequence of the model RefSeq protein was modified relative to this genomic sequence to represent the inferred CDS: substituted 1 base at 1 genomic stop codon), whose protein sequence is MSSSSSSMAASSERWIDRLQYSSLFWPPPPDGQQRKDQIAAYVEYFIQFTSEQFADDIAELIRNHYPSKDILLFDDVLATFVLHHPEHGHAVVLPIISCIIDGTLVYDKASPPFASFISSVCPKIENEYSEEWALACGEILRILTHYNRPIYKTERQSGETERSTSGSHATTSEPGKSGHNSLTQHEKKPIRPLSPWITDILLASPVGIRSDYFRWCSGVMGKYAAGELKPPSTASSRGSGKHPQLVPSTPRWAVANGAGVILSVCDDEVARNETATLTAAAVPALLLPPPTTALDEHLVAGLPALEPYARLFHRYYAIATPSATQRLLLGLLEAPPSWAPDALDAAVQLVELLRAAEDYASGIRLPRNWMHLHFLRAIGTAMSMRAGIAADAAAALLFRILSQPALLFPPLRQVDGVEVQHEPLGGYISSYKKQIEVPAAEASIEATAQGIASMLCAHGPEVEWRICTIWEAAYGLIPTSSSAVDLPEIIVATPLQPPVLSWNLYIPLLKVLEYLPRGSPSEACLMXIFAATVEAILQRTFPPESTREQNRKSKYLAGIGFGSASKNLAVAELRTMVHSLFLESCASVELASRLLFVVLTVCVSHEAQFSGSKRPRGEDNYSSEDIIEDLQTSENQKESKNRKLKKQGPVAAFDSYVLAAVCALACELQLFPLISRGNNHLASNKVQDIAKPVRLNGSSHELRNGLDSAVRHTHRILAILEALFSLKPSSVGTPWSYSSNEIVAAAMVAAHVSELFRRSKACMHALSVLIRCKWDNEIHSRASSLYNLIDIHSKAVASIVNKAEPLEATLIHAPIRKDSLVCVGVKRQNQCESSSCFDAGRTSVVPSEDSFPSKLDHNSNKTPCPKGASDYTLGKGVTGFSLDASDLANFLTMDRHIGLNCNGQIFLRSTLAEKQELCFSVVSLLWHKLIASPETQPCAESTSAQQGWRQVVDALCNVVSASPTKAATAVVLQAERELQPWIAKDDDSGQKMWRINQRIVKLIVELMRNHETAESLVIVASSSDLLLRATDGMLVDGEACTLPQLELLEATARAVQPVLEFGESGLAVADGLSNLLKCRLSATIRCLSHPSAHVRALSISVLRDILHTGSIRCSPKPRRLNGTHNPSYQYFNLDAVDWQADIEKCLTWEAHSRLSNGLSINFLDIAAKELGCTISM